In one Petrotoga sibirica DSM 13575 genomic region, the following are encoded:
- a CDS encoding DUF6440 family protein has product MFKKQKKQERFVIKEEQSLGLGAIYIVVDTQTGVNYLMNTGIGPKGITPLLDSDGKVIVDKLGIKQ; this is encoded by the coding sequence ATGTTTAAAAAACAGAAGAAACAGGAACGGTTTGTCATTAAGGAAGAACAATCATTAGGATTAGGTGCTATTTATATCGTTGTTGATACTCAAACTGGAGTTAATTATTTAATGAACACTGGTATTGGGCCAAAGGGTATTACACCGTTATTAGATTCAGATGGTAAAGTAATTGTTGACAAGTTAGGAATAAAGCAATGA
- a CDS encoding helix-turn-helix domain-containing protein yields the protein MKTVLSCGIIIVYNYMKGIWMLKTYKFCIYPTNKQINKLNESFTALLFLKP from the coding sequence ATGAAAACTGTTTTAAGTTGTGGTATAATTATAGTATACAATTATATGAAGGGAATTTGGATGTTAAAAACATACAAGTTTTGTATATATCCAACAAACAAGCAAATAAACAAACTTAACGAGTCATTTACTGCCCTTCTATTCCTCAAGCCTTGA